In one window of Labilithrix sp. DNA:
- a CDS encoding protein kinase, with translation MSANPADAVPPTQGLVAGNYKLLRLIGKGGMGSVWEAQHHKLNTRVAIKFIETEHAVSQEARNRFEKEAMAAATIQSKHAIQIFDHGVTSEGIPFIIMEMLQGESLEHRVERLSRMSLQETARIVLQVCRALQRAHEQGIIHRDLKPDNVFIVRDADDGEEIAKVLDFGIAKMQGAPGNPGMTSSTKTGAVLGTPFYMSPEQARGLRNVDHRTDVWSLGVIAYRCVTGKLPFDGESVGDLLVKICTAPVPVPSQVVPGIPPGFDGWFMRTMEREPERRFSTVMELANELCFVAGIATPGQGAPVSHQQTAAVHAAIITPHGMMASGAAGVHSSGQQANAARAASGYGHTPAPLPHTQSSPGQSQPGYGQQPASMTNSPFTTGVVAGVPSSGGKGKVIGITVAVTLLFAGVGTAAFLTYGRKPVEPVVAAPTNPPEVPTEKTEIKAPIPEDPKPADSAKPAGAEAHEKVAETKPDPKPETKPDHPKPSTKPGTKPGPAPAPVAKPAAAPAPAPAPAPAPGPKANKNDPGY, from the coding sequence ATGAGCGCCAATCCCGCCGATGCCGTTCCGCCGACCCAAGGGCTCGTCGCGGGCAACTACAAGCTCTTGCGCCTCATCGGCAAAGGCGGCATGGGCTCCGTCTGGGAGGCCCAGCACCACAAGCTGAACACGCGCGTCGCGATCAAGTTCATCGAGACGGAGCACGCGGTCAGCCAGGAGGCGCGGAACCGCTTCGAGAAGGAGGCGATGGCGGCGGCGACGATCCAGTCGAAGCACGCGATCCAGATCTTCGATCACGGCGTCACCTCCGAGGGCATCCCCTTCATCATCATGGAGATGCTGCAAGGCGAGTCGCTCGAGCACCGCGTCGAGCGGCTCTCGCGCATGAGCCTGCAGGAGACGGCGCGCATCGTCCTCCAAGTCTGCCGCGCGCTCCAGCGCGCGCACGAGCAAGGCATCATCCATCGCGATCTCAAGCCGGACAACGTGTTCATCGTCCGCGACGCGGACGACGGCGAGGAGATCGCGAAGGTCCTCGACTTCGGCATCGCGAAGATGCAAGGCGCGCCGGGCAACCCCGGGATGACGTCGAGCACGAAGACGGGCGCGGTCCTCGGCACGCCGTTCTACATGTCCCCCGAGCAGGCGCGCGGCCTCCGCAACGTCGACCACCGCACCGACGTCTGGTCGCTCGGCGTCATCGCGTACCGCTGCGTCACGGGGAAGCTCCCGTTCGACGGCGAGTCGGTCGGCGACCTCCTCGTGAAGATCTGCACCGCGCCGGTGCCGGTGCCCTCGCAGGTCGTCCCCGGCATCCCGCCCGGCTTCGACGGCTGGTTCATGCGCACGATGGAGCGCGAGCCGGAGCGCCGCTTCAGCACGGTGATGGAGCTCGCGAACGAGCTCTGCTTCGTCGCCGGGATCGCGACGCCCGGACAGGGCGCGCCCGTCTCCCATCAGCAGACCGCGGCCGTGCACGCCGCCATCATCACGCCGCACGGCATGATGGCGAGCGGCGCCGCCGGCGTGCACTCGTCGGGGCAGCAGGCGAACGCCGCGCGCGCCGCGAGCGGCTACGGCCACACGCCCGCGCCGCTCCCGCACACGCAGTCGTCGCCGGGGCAGTCGCAGCCGGGCTACGGCCAGCAGCCCGCGTCGATGACGAACTCGCCGTTCACGACCGGCGTCGTCGCGGGCGTGCCTTCGAGCGGCGGCAAGGGCAAGGTCATCGGCATCACCGTCGCGGTGACGCTCCTCTTCGCCGGGGTCGGGACCGCTGCGTTCCTCACCTACGGGCGAAAGCCGGTCGAGCCGGTCGTCGCCGCGCCCACGAACCCGCCGGAGGTCCCGACCGAGAAGACGGAGATCAAGGCGCCGATCCCGGAGGATCCGAAGCCGGCCGACTCCGCGAAGCCCGCCGGCGCCGAGGCGCACGAGAAGGTCGCGGAGACGAAGCCGGACCCGAAGCCCGAGACGAAACCGGACCACCCGAAGCCGAGCACGAAGCCGGGGACGAAGCCCGGACCCGCCCCCGCCCCGGTCGCGAAGCCCGCCGCCGCGCCGGCCCCCGCGCCCGCGCCGGCCCCCGCCCCGGGGCCGAAGGCGAACAAGAACGATCCCGGTTACTGA